In Antechinus flavipes isolate AdamAnt ecotype Samford, QLD, Australia chromosome 3, AdamAnt_v2, whole genome shotgun sequence, a genomic segment contains:
- the SLC25A20 gene encoding LOW QUALITY PROTEIN: mitochondrial carnitine/acylcarnitine carrier protein (The sequence of the model RefSeq protein was modified relative to this genomic sequence to represent the inferred CDS: inserted 3 bases in 2 codons; substituted 5 bases at 5 genomic stop codons): MRGLCERWHHGEENEGVDSTIVGVPLMFAVLCFGFELGGKLQXKNPDDKLNYLQLFAAILLAGIFTRRIKCXLEIQAPSXEDFGLXTMPKKKKKLSQEAGIRSIFKGTILFLLRXFLTVGYDXKIXDIEGIFNWIMIKPPEVLKSLSQTALPRKYPNGFQDVLRKLIQEKDVTSLYKGFTAVMICAFPANVIYFLDFVMKFLN; the protein is encoded by the exons ATGAGAGGCCTTTGTGAAAGGTGGCACCATGGTgaagaaaatgagggagttgacAGCACTATTGTTGGTGTCCCACTCATGTTTGCTGTGTTGTGCTTTGGCTTTGAATTGGGGGGAAAACTACAATAGAAGAACCCAGATGATAAGTTGAATTATCTCCAACTATTTGCAGCTATACTATTAGCTGGTATATTCACAAGAAGAATTAAGTG CTTAGAGATTCAAGCTCCTTCATGAGAAGACTTTGGACTTTGaactatgccaaaaaaaaaaaaaaaactctctcagGAAGCTGGAATAAGAAGCATTTTCAAAGGAACTATACTCTTCCTTTTGA TGTTCTTGACAGTAGGATATGACTAAAAAATCTGAGACATTGAAGGAATCTTCAACTGGATCATGATTAAACCTCCAGAAGTACTGAAGTCCCTCTCCCAGACTGCCCTACCTAGAAAATACCCTAATGGGTTCCAAGATGTGCTGAGAAAACTGATCCAAGAAAAAGATGTCACATCCCTATATAAAGGGTTTACAGCTGTAATGATCTGTGCCTTTCCAGCAAATGTCATCTATTTCCTTGACTTTGTCATGAAGTTTCTTAATTGA